The nucleotide sequence GCCCTTGCGGGCCTGGGGAGACCCCATGCACCAGACGCCGCTCCCTGATCCGGCCTGATCGACAAGACACCCCCTAGCGCCCGGCGCCGGCCACGTCCGGCTCCGCGTCCCGGATGATCCCGAGCACCATCGCCGACACCGCCCCCATCCGGGGCCGGCGCAGGTCGAGGACCGGTTTCGGGTTCGAGAGGCCGTGGGCGACGAGCAGGTTCATCAGGGGCCAGAGGGCCTCCGAGCGGCGCGGCAGGGGGACGCGGTGGCCGTCGTGGGTGACCACCTCGGCCGTCGTGACACCCGCCAGGAGATTCGTCCGGGCCCAGTCGACGGTCACATGGTCCCGCCGGGTGATCCGGGGGAAGCTCTGGCGCGCGCTCCTGACCGCCGCCACGGGGATCAGGGCCGTGCCGACCGCCCCGATGCCGCCCGCGGCGGCCACCAGGAACCACTCGGCGCCCTCCGTCCAGGCCACGTACGCCCCGACGAGGAACACGGGGCCGGCCAGACCGGCCAACGCGGCAAGGACCAGATTGCCGATGAGCACGCCGGCGTAGCCGCGCATGGACCCCCTCCTCCGTACAGGCACTGATCGTCATCGTGGTTCCTCGACCCGCGCTTGAGAAGGGGGTCCGACGATCCGTTCCAGATCCGCCCGCAGGGAGCCCAGCCACTCGGCGGTCGCGTAGTACAGCCGGGGCGCCCCCGGCGGGTCCCGGGAGACCTCGCCGGCGGCCGTCGCCCGGAGCTCCACGGGCGCCCCCGGCGGGTCGGGGCCGGGATCGAGGCGCTGGGAGACCAGCAGCATGCAGGCGGCGACCCGGTCGCCGATCCGGGTCGCCGCCGCGGCCGGCTCACGGGGGAGCGGCGGGACGACGAGCGGCTCCGGCGGCACGAGCAGCCGGTCCGCGCCCCACAGGACGTGGTGACCGGAGATGAGCGTGGCCTGCCAGTCCTGCGCGGCGTCCGGCCCCTTCCGCTCGGCCGGCTCGCTCGCGTACTGCGCGTACGCCGCCTCCGCCATGACCAGCGCGTGCTGGAGCGACCCGTGCCCCGGCGCCGTGCCCGAAGGCGTCCGCGCCCCGCCCACGGCGACCTGGGCCGTCGTGGCGACCACGGTCTCTGCGGCGCACCGCAGCATCAGCGCCATGGACCGGCGCAGCTCGTCGTGCGCGCCCCGGGGCCAGGCGAGCAGCCCGAACACGATGCCGACCGCGCTGCCCGCGAGCACGTCGAGGAGCCGGAACTCGGCCAGCCGCCAGGTCGCGGGGGCCAACTGGGCGAAGACCAGCGCGACGACCAGGGTGAACATCGCCTGCGCCCACCCCACCCCCTTCACCGGCCCCAGCGTGAAGGCGATCAGCATCAACGGCGGCAGCGCGGCCGCGTACACCACCGTGTCCGTCCCGACCGACGCGAGGAGCACGGCCACCACGACCGCCCCCACCAGGGTGCCGGTGAGCGCCACCCGCACGGTGCCGCGCGTCTGCCGCGCCGTCGTACGGGTCAGGGTGAGCGTGGCGAGCAGCATCCAGAAGCCGTGAGGCAGCGTGTCGACGCCCGCGATCAGCCGCGCCGCGGCCAGCGCGAGCGCGAGCCGCACCGCGTTCTGGAAGAACACCGACCGCTGCCGCGTGTGGCCCGAGAGCCGCCGCCACCACAGATGGGGCGCCCGCATCCGCGCGTACCAGAAGCGGCCGGGCGCCGCCGTCGGCGCCGCCGCCCTGCCCCGTACGGCGAGTTCCGCCGCCGTGGACATCGCGAGCGCCGCGTCGGCCACCTCCAGGACGGCCGCGTGGCTCCGCAGGACGGCGGGCGGATCACCCAGGTCCGGCCCGGACGCCACGGCGTGCCGGGCCTCCGTGAGCCGTGCGCGGGCCTCCCCGGCCGGGTTCCCGCCGCGCAGCCGGGCGGCGGTCTCCACGGAGGTGTCCCGCACCGCGCGGAGCACGTCGGTCACCGTGCCGCCCGCCGCCGGGCCGCCGGAGAGCGACGCCAGCCGCCCCAGCAGGGTCCGGGCGGCCAGACCGGTGTGCGCGAGCGCCCGCTCGCGGAGGCCCGGCCCCGCGGGCCGGTCCGCCTCCGGGACCCGCGAGGACCGCAGGCTCTCGCTGACCTCCCGGACCGACCGCAGAGCGTCACCGTCGAGCACGTACGGCGGCGAGAGCAGCCCCTCGGCGCAGCGCGCCGCGGCGTCGGCGGCCCGGGCTGCCCGCTCGCGGTACGGCGCGCCTTCCGTCCGGTCCGGCAGCAGGAACGCCTCGGCGAGGACCAGCAGCACCAGGCCCACCGTCGCCCCGGCCAGCCGCTCGCCCAGTGACCCGGGGGCGTAGGGCGGGAACGACGGCAGGATGTACATCAGTTGCAGGCCCGGACCGGCGCCGGCCGGGCGCGGTCCGCCCACCGCCACGAAGGCCAGGACGAAGCCGACGACCAGCATGCCGAGGACCGCGCTCCACGTCCGCACGGAGAGCCAGGTGCCGAGGGTGATCAGCAGCAGGCAGGCGGGGACCGCGGGCAGCAGGGTCGCCGCGCGCTGCCGTCCGGTGCCGGGGATGTGGGACAGGCCCGCCATCGCGACGGCGGCGAACAGCGCGTACGTGGCGGCGACGGCCGAGTCGAAGCCGTACAGGAAGAGGTAGAAACCGGCGGCAGCGGAGACCGTGACCCGCACCGACCGCCGCAGGGCCGCCGCGTAGCCGGGCGGGAGCCGGGCCTTCGCCGGCCGGCCCGCGGGGGCGCCGCGCATACTCCCAGGATCCTCCGCCGCCACCCGCGCGCCACCCGGCGCCCCCGGGGGAGGGGGCGCCGGGCCGCTCGGCGGACGCTCGGGTCACGGCGCGCCGGACGCGCCCGTCACGACGTGGCGGGCACCGAGTCCTCGAACGACGTGCCGGCCGAGCGGTAGGCCGCCACCTTCGCGGCGACCTGGGCCGGGGTCAGGACCTGGTCCTTCATGTGCAGGACGTAGTCGACCTTCTGGTCGTAGGAGCGCGGCGTCGTCGACGCCTGGCCGGCGAGGTCGATCAGCCACTGGTTGAAGTTGATGGACATCGGACGCTCGGGGAGGTAGCGGGCGTCGTGCCGGCCGAACTCCTGGCCGTCGACGTAGTACACGATCGCGTTGTCGTCGATCGTCAGCACCAGGTCGTGCCAGCCGGCGTAGCTCGTCCGCGACTCGGAGTGCTGGTTGACGGCCTCCCAGGGGTCGGGCCGGTAGGTCTCCCACGAGGTGGTGTAGAGGATGTTGGCGGGCTCGCCCCAGCCGCCGTTGGGGAGGTACTCGAAGTCGTACTCGGCGTAGTCGTCGGCCATCGGCGCCTTGAGGTCGTTGATGGTGAAGAAGGTCTGGACGACGCGGTCGCCGTCCGGGCCCGACACCGGCGCGTCGGAGAACCGCACCCGCGCCGCGTACGTGCCGTTGCGGAACTTCGAGGCGCGCGTCAGGATCTCGGTGTGCCGGGTGGACTCACCGGTTCCGGCGGTCGAACTCCGCAGGTTCATGATGGAGTTGGTGCCCTCCTTGGCGAAGGTCACGTTCTCGGGGGCCCAGGTGGCGCCGGGCACGCCGGGACCGCCCGCGTTGGAACGCACGCTCCAGCCGTGGGAGTTGATCGCCGGGTCGGTGTGGCCGGTGTAGTCGAAGTCGTCGAAGAGCGCGGCCCCGGTGGGCGGCGGGGTGGTCGGGCCGGTCGGCGGGGTGGTCGGTTCGTTGCCCGCGGGGGCCGTGCCCCAGACCGGGGCGCCGCCCACGGTCGCCGTGACCTTGGACCAGTTGGCGTACGTGGTCTGGGCGGGGCCGAAGGAGTAGTCGTCGCTCTGGTTCAGCGGCTGCCAGTTGGAGCGGTGGAAGCGCAGCTGCATGTCGCCGGTGTCCGCGCCGGGCGCGAGGGAACCGGCCCCGGCCGTGAAGCCGATCTCCAGGTAACGGTCGGCGGTCGCGGTGGGGTTGGCCAGGGTGCCGAAGGTACCGGTGAGGTTCGCGCAGCCCTTCACGGCCCACGAGCAGGCGTACGTGTACGAGGCCCCGGCGTCGGCCTTGAAGTAGTAGCGCACCTTGACCTGGCTCAGCGGGACGCTCGTCGAGCCGGTGTTGACCACCTTGAGCCAGGGCTCCACCTGATCGCTCCCGGTGGCGCTCTGCCGGTACTGGACGGTGACGGCCTCACCTGCGGCCGCGGCCGGCAGCGCGGTCAGCGCGGTGGCGCCGAGCCCGGTCACCGCGGCGACGGCGAGCGCGGCACGGATGCGGAGACCGCTGCTCCTTGTCGTGTCCTTCATGGGGGTTCCTCTCCTGTGACGAGGTGGGGATACGGGGGGATCGGGGATCGGTTCGGGGGGACGGCTCAGGGTGCGGGGGCCGGCACGGGCGCGGACGCGGGTGCGGCGTCCGGCCGGCGCGGCACGCCCAGCGCGTCCAGCCGGGTCCTGTGGTGGCGGAGCCGCTCCTGGAAGCCCGGCCAGTCGTGCCGGCCGGTCCAGACGACCTCCGCGAGGGCGCAGAGCCGGGGGAACGTGAGGTACTCGGCGTGCGCCGGGGTGGGCACATACTCGGTCCACAACTGCACCTGGGACCCGAGGACCCGGCCCGCCTCCTCCGGGCTCCAGTGCGCCGGAGCCGGGTCGTTGCCGTGGACGGTGCGCAGGTCGACGACCTCGCCCGCCTGACCGGGCGGCTCCTCGGGGCCCGCGGACTGCGGGTAGTCGAGGTACGTGGTGCGATGCGGGGCCATGATCACGCGGTGGCCGCGGCGGACCGCGGTGCGGCCGTGCTCGGCGTCGCGCCAGGGCATGACGGTGAAGTACGGCGGGAGGTCGGCGCCGTCCTCGGTCCAGCTGAGCGGGTGGCGACCGGCGGCCAGGAGGTGCTCTCCGATCCGCTCCATGAACCAGCCGTGGAGGGCCGCGGGCCCCGGCAGCCCCTCCTCGGCGGCCCGCCGGCGCGCCGCCGGGGAGACGTGCCACTCGTCGGTGGGGCACTCCTCGCCGCCGACGTGGACGTACGGGGAGGGAAAGACGTCCATCACCTCGTCCAGAACGGTGCGGCAGAAGTCGAGCGCCTGGTCGTGGACGCCGAGGATGGTGTCGCAGACACCCCACCGGTCCCAGACCTCATATGTACGGCCCGGGTGGTTGCCCAGCTCCGGATAGGCGGCGAGGGCGGCCCGTACATGGCCCGGCATCTCGATCTCGGGCACGACGGTGACACCGCGCTCCGCCGCGTACGCCACCAGACCGCCGAGTTCCGCACGGGTGTAGGCACCGCCGTGCGGCAGCCCGCCCACCTCGGTGAGCCGGGGGAGCGCCGGCACCGGCATGCGCCAGCCCTGGTCGTCGGTGAGGTGGAGGTGCAGGACGTTCAGTTTGTGGAGGGCGAGGAGGTCCACGTACCGCCGCAGATAGGAGACGGGACGGAAGCGGCGGGCGACGTCGAGCATGGAGCCGCGCCAGGGGAAGCGGGGGATGTCGGTGATCTGCGCACAGGGGACGGACCAGGCGACCCCGGGCACCGGTTCGGCGCGCAGCGCCTCGACGGGCAGCAGCTGACGGAGGGTCTGGACCCCGGCGAGCAGCCCCCGGGGCCGGGCGGCCCGCAGCAGCACCCCCTCCGTGCCGATGGTGAGCCCGTACCCCTCCTCGCCGAGCCCGCCGAGGGCGCGGTCGAGGGCCAGGACGACGGAGCCGTCCGCGCGGGCGGGCAGCGGCAGGCCGGTGGCGGGCCCGAGGAGCGTGCGCAGCAGTGCCGCGGCGCCTTCCGCGCCGGGGGAGACCTTGAGCGCGGTCGTGGCGTCGAAGGTGAACCGTCCTGGCAGCGACTGGAGTTGGGTGGGCTCGGGGACGAGCCGGGGGCGGCCGGGGGCGGGGGCGGATCGGGCGGGTGGCATCGCGGTGCGTTATCCCTTCACGGCTCCGCCGGTCATTCCGGCGGCGACCCGGCCCTGCAGGACCAGGAAGAGGACGAGGACGGGCAGGGCGAAGAGGGTGGAGGCGGCCATGGTGGCGCCCCAGTCGGTGCCGAAGACGTTGGAGAAGGAGGACAGCCAGACGGGCAGCGTGCGGTCGTCCTGGTTCTTGATGATGAGCATGTTGGCGAAGGCGAACTCGTTCCAGGCGGTGATGAACCCGAAGAGCGAGGTCGCGAGCAGCCCCGGGGCGAGCAGCGGGAGCGTCACCCTGCGGAAGGCGGCGGCGCGCGTGCAGCCGTCGACCTGTGCGGCCTCTTCGAGCTCGGCCGGCACCGCCGCCAGGAACGAGCGGAGGGTGACGATCGTGAAGGGCAGGGTGACCATGAAGTAGATGAGGCTGAGCGTCGCCAGCCGGTCCAGCAGGTCGGCGTCCCGTGCGATCACGTACATCGGGATCAGAAGCGCCTCCCAGGGCGCCACCTGGGCGAGGAAGACCATGAGGACGAAGGCCCGCCGGCCGCGCCAGTTCATCCGGGCCACCGCGAACGCGGCGGCGAGCGCCACCACGAGGGCGAGCAGGACGCAACCGGCGGTCACGAGCAGGCTGTTGCGCCAGAAGATCCAGAACCCGTCGGCGGCCACGGCGGCACGGAAGTGCTCCAGGGTCACGGAGCCGGGCAGGAACCCGGGCGTCTCGGACTGGATGTCGCGGGTCGGCCGGAAGGCCGTGAGCACCATCCAGTACACCGGGAAGACGGCCAGGACGAAGACGAGCGCCGCCGCGGTGTTCAGGGGGAGTCGGCGCAGGGCGCGCGGTGTCACCGGTCGGCCTCCTGTCGGAGCATGTGGCGGAAGTAGGCGATCAGCGCGGCCACCAGGATCAGGACCGTGAGCGTGGAGACGGCGGCCCCCAGGTCGTAGCGGTGCAGGGACTGGGCCACCCGGTAGGCGTAGACGGGCAGCGTGGTCGTCGCCTCGCCCGGCCCGCCCTTGGTGACGGCCCAGATCTGGGCGAAGCAGCGGAAGACCCAGATGACCTCCAGGCAGAGCACGAGACCGAAGAGCGGCCGCAGCAGGGGCAGCGTGACCGAGCGGAAGATCCGCCAGGCGCCGGCCCCGTCGAGCCGGGCGGACTCGTACAGCTCGGCGGGCACGGTCAGCAGGGCCGAGTGGAGCGTGATCGCGGCGAAGGGCACCGACTGCCAGACCACCAGCAGCACCAGGACGGTGAACGCCGCAGGGCCGTCGGCCAGCCACGAGTACCCCTCGAAGGACTCGAACCCGAGCCGTACCAGCACCCAGTTGACCACTCCCAGACGGGAGGCGAAGAGCCACTGGAACACGGTCGTGGTGGCGATGACCGGGCTCGCCCAGGCGAGGACGAGACCGCTCGTCACCAGGATCCGCATCCGCCGCCCGAGCCGCTGCATCATCAGGGCGACCAGGGTGCCGATCACCATGATCAGGACGACGTTGACCAGGGTCCACCAGAAGGTGCGCCGGACGACCTCCCAGAACTCGGGGTCGGCGAGCACGTCCCGGTAGTTGCGGAACCCCACGAACGCGGCGTCGCCACGGATGAGTTCGCCCATGCCGTACCGCTGGAAGGAGATCAGCAGGTTGCGGACGAAGGGGTAGCCGAGGAGGAGCGCACCGCCGAGGACGGTGGGAGCGACGAGGAGATAGGGCCACAGGGCGGCCCGCCCCCGCGGGTTCGGTCCGCTCACGAGCCGAGCGTCCTCGTGATGCTCTGCGAGGCGGTGGCCGCGGCCCGGGCCGGATCGGTGCCGGTGAGCACGGCGGTCATGTACTGCTTGATCGGGTTGGTCGCCTCGACGGCCGCCCACTGCGGGGAGTTCGGCGTGGCCCTGCCCTGCGCGGCGCCGGCCGCCATCGCGGCCGTGCCCGCGTCGTCCTGGATCACCCGGGCGAGCGAGGTCCGGTTGGGGACGTAGCTCATCGTCCTGGCCATGTCCGTCTGCCACTTCTCGCCCGCCAGCGCCTTCACCACCTCGTAGGCGGCCTCGGGGTGGGTCGAGGCCTCCGGCACGATGAGGTCGGAGCCGCCGGTGAAGACCGCTCCCGGCTTCCCCGCCGTCTTGCCGGGAACGGGGAAGAAGCCCAGCTTCCCCTTGAGCGCGGGGTTGATCTCCTCGACGATCTTCGCGCCGCCGGGCACGGCGATGATCTGGGCCACCTCGCCCTTGGCGAAGACCTCGGCCTGCGGGGGCTTGGCCTCGTCGGAGTCCTTGGGCCCCTTCCCGAGCGCCTGGAGCCGGCGGTAGAAGTCCATTCCGGCGAGCGCCTGCGG is from Streptomyces venezuelae ATCC 10712 and encodes:
- a CDS encoding FUSC family protein — protein: MRGAPAGRPAKARLPPGYAAALRRSVRVTVSAAAGFYLFLYGFDSAVAATYALFAAVAMAGLSHIPGTGRQRAATLLPAVPACLLLITLGTWLSVRTWSAVLGMLVVGFVLAFVAVGGPRPAGAGPGLQLMYILPSFPPYAPGSLGERLAGATVGLVLLVLAEAFLLPDRTEGAPYRERAARAADAAARCAEGLLSPPYVLDGDALRSVREVSESLRSSRVPEADRPAGPGLRERALAHTGLAARTLLGRLASLSGGPAAGGTVTDVLRAVRDTSVETAARLRGGNPAGEARARLTEARHAVASGPDLGDPPAVLRSHAAVLEVADAALAMSTAAELAVRGRAAAPTAAPGRFWYARMRAPHLWWRRLSGHTRQRSVFFQNAVRLALALAAARLIAGVDTLPHGFWMLLATLTLTRTTARQTRGTVRVALTGTLVGAVVVAVLLASVGTDTVVYAAALPPLMLIAFTLGPVKGVGWAQAMFTLVVALVFAQLAPATWRLAEFRLLDVLAGSAVGIVFGLLAWPRGAHDELRRSMALMLRCAAETVVATTAQVAVGGARTPSGTAPGHGSLQHALVMAEAAYAQYASEPAERKGPDAAQDWQATLISGHHVLWGADRLLVPPEPLVVPPLPREPAAAATRIGDRVAACMLLVSQRLDPGPDPPGAPVELRATAAGEVSRDPPGAPRLYYATAEWLGSLRADLERIVGPPSQARVEEPR
- a CDS encoding cellulose binding domain-containing protein, with the protein product MKDTTRSSGLRIRAALAVAAVTGLGATALTALPAAAAGEAVTVQYRQSATGSDQVEPWLKVVNTGSTSVPLSQVKVRYYFKADAGASYTYACSWAVKGCANLTGTFGTLANPTATADRYLEIGFTAGAGSLAPGADTGDMQLRFHRSNWQPLNQSDDYSFGPAQTTYANWSKVTATVGGAPVWGTAPAGNEPTTPPTGPTTPPPTGAALFDDFDYTGHTDPAINSHGWSVRSNAGGPGVPGATWAPENVTFAKEGTNSIMNLRSSTAGTGESTRHTEILTRASKFRNGTYAARVRFSDAPVSGPDGDRVVQTFFTINDLKAPMADDYAEYDFEYLPNGGWGEPANILYTTSWETYRPDPWEAVNQHSESRTSYAGWHDLVLTIDDNAIVYYVDGQEFGRHDARYLPERPMSINFNQWLIDLAGQASTTPRSYDQKVDYVLHMKDQVLTPAQVAAKVAAYRSAGTSFEDSVPATS
- a CDS encoding beta-N-acetylhexosaminidase, with translation MPPARSAPAPGRPRLVPEPTQLQSLPGRFTFDATTALKVSPGAEGAAALLRTLLGPATGLPLPARADGSVVLALDRALGGLGEEGYGLTIGTEGVLLRAARPRGLLAGVQTLRQLLPVEALRAEPVPGVAWSVPCAQITDIPRFPWRGSMLDVARRFRPVSYLRRYVDLLALHKLNVLHLHLTDDQGWRMPVPALPRLTEVGGLPHGGAYTRAELGGLVAYAAERGVTVVPEIEMPGHVRAALAAYPELGNHPGRTYEVWDRWGVCDTILGVHDQALDFCRTVLDEVMDVFPSPYVHVGGEECPTDEWHVSPAARRRAAEEGLPGPAALHGWFMERIGEHLLAAGRHPLSWTEDGADLPPYFTVMPWRDAEHGRTAVRRGHRVIMAPHRTTYLDYPQSAGPEEPPGQAGEVVDLRTVHGNDPAPAHWSPEEAGRVLGSQVQLWTEYVPTPAHAEYLTFPRLCALAEVVWTGRHDWPGFQERLRHHRTRLDALGVPRRPDAAPASAPVPAPAP
- a CDS encoding carbohydrate ABC transporter permease gives rise to the protein MTPRALRRLPLNTAAALVFVLAVFPVYWMVLTAFRPTRDIQSETPGFLPGSVTLEHFRAAVAADGFWIFWRNSLLVTAGCVLLALVVALAAAFAVARMNWRGRRAFVLMVFLAQVAPWEALLIPMYVIARDADLLDRLATLSLIYFMVTLPFTIVTLRSFLAAVPAELEEAAQVDGCTRAAAFRRVTLPLLAPGLLATSLFGFITAWNEFAFANMLIIKNQDDRTLPVWLSSFSNVFGTDWGATMAASTLFALPVLVLFLVLQGRVAAGMTGGAVKG
- a CDS encoding carbohydrate ABC transporter permease is translated as MWPYLLVAPTVLGGALLLGYPFVRNLLISFQRYGMGELIRGDAAFVGFRNYRDVLADPEFWEVVRRTFWWTLVNVVLIMVIGTLVALMMQRLGRRMRILVTSGLVLAWASPVIATTTVFQWLFASRLGVVNWVLVRLGFESFEGYSWLADGPAAFTVLVLLVVWQSVPFAAITLHSALLTVPAELYESARLDGAGAWRIFRSVTLPLLRPLFGLVLCLEVIWVFRCFAQIWAVTKGGPGEATTTLPVYAYRVAQSLHRYDLGAAVSTLTVLILVAALIAYFRHMLRQEADR